ATAATTGGCGCTTCTTTTCCATCCAGAAATTCGGTGATCTTTTTTATATCGAAGTTCTTAGAAGTCTGTGAATTGGCTGTAAACGAACTTGCTTTTGTTTTGAAATTCTGAAGTGCTTCTTCGCCTAAAATCCCAAGATCATTTTCTAATTTTCTAAAATCGGCTTCAATTGGCCCTACATCCAAATCATCTCCCGAAAGTGCGTTTGCAATATCAAAAATGGATTTTATAGAGGATTTATCTGCAATACTTTTTTCAATATCCTGTTTCCATTGTGTCAGTTCATTTCGCGAAGGCGGATTTGCAATATCTACTTTTGAAAGCAGAAATTCTTTTTCATCATCAGACAAAGCTGGCAATGAGTTGATAAATCCTTTTAAAGTGACAAATTCCTTATGCGTCAGTAAATCATCTGACCACACTAAATAAAATAACGGAGTAAAGGCTTGAAGTTTGGTATTTTTCATAAATATTTGATTTGGATAATTTTTATCTGCTACAGATTTTTCGCCACGAATTCACGAATTTTTTCAATTTAAATTTTAAAGTAATTCGTGAATTCGTGGCGAATCTTAAGACAAAGAAATTAATTCTTTTAATCTGTATAATCTGTGGCTTTATTTATTTTACTGCATAAAAAAACAGGAATGAAAAATACTCATTCCTGTTTTAAAACCCTGTTAAGATTCTCGTAATTTTATACCTTAAACCAATAAAAAATACAAGATTAGCTATTGAGAATCTTTAGACGACAGGATATATTTTTGCTTTATGGCAAAAAGATGATGTGAATTAAAAATTAACACGGCAATAAATACTAATGCGTAAGCTGCAATTTGTAACGGACTTATATTTTCTTTAAAGAAAAAAGCAGCCAGCATAAAAGCAATCATCGGATTGATATTCAACAACATTCCCACAGTTGAAGAATTGATTCCTGAAAGTGCATACAAATTGAGAAATAACGGAATTATAGTAAAGACAATGGCAATAGTTTCAATGAAGAAATAAAACCTGAATTCAGTTGGCACTGGTCCGCTGTATGTTGGATAAAAAGGCAATAAAACCAAAGCTGACAAGGTAATGTGAAAAGTCAGCATGATGAATTTATCAAAACCTTTATTTATACGCTGGCTCACCAAATAACACGCATATGTAAGTCCGATAATGATTCCGAAAAACATATCCATAATATCAGCATACGACAAAAGCAGAATCCCCAATATACTTAGACTTACCGCCAGCCATTGTGTTTTCACTAATTTTTCTTTTAATATAAAAAAGGCTAGTAAAGTGGTTAAAATCGGGCAGACCAAATACGCCAGCGATGCAGCTTTTACGGTTACGTGATTCATGGCATAAATAAACGTAAACCAGTTTGCCATCAAAAAGAAGCTTCCGCCAATGTTTAGCAAAACTGCTTTTTTCTTTTCGGGAGCAGAAAGTGATTTGAACAAAACTACTGTTTCTTTTATTTTGTTTCTTTTGAATAACAAAGCAATCAAGAGCATTAAAATACTGCAGCTAAAAACTCTGTAAAACAAAATATCAATTGACGCGTAATCATGAATTGGTCGTAAAACCAGACTGAAAAATCCCCAAGTTGTAAAGGCGGCAATAGCGGCTATATAGTATTTTGTTGTTTTCACGATTTGTATCTCTTTTTGATGTGACAAATTTCTAAAAAATAAAATAGCAATACAGATACAGTTTTTGTAAATTGCAGCGTAACAGTTTTATTTTTTATGAAGAATTCGACTTACTTGTATTTGCAGTTTGCTGATGTTATTGAGAAACAGATAAAATCAGGGCTTTTAAATGTTGGTGACAAACTGCCTTCTATTAGAGAAGTATGTGCCGAAACGGGTTACAGCATGAGTACTGTAAGCAAGGCTTATTATGAGGTAGAAAGCAGATCGCTGATAGAATCTCGTCCGCAATCTGGTTATTATGTGAGTAATATTTCGGCGCGAATTATTACAGAACCTTCTGCGAGTTCGCCTGTTTTGAGCGTTGAAAACATTGAAAGAGAAGACTTAATTGATTTGGTTTACGGCGATATGCGCGCCAAAGATGTTACAATGCTTTCGCTTGGTTTTCCTTCTAATGAATTACTTCCCATTGCAAAGTTGAATAAAGGAATGGTTCAAGCTATGCGTCAGCTGCCCAACAGCGGTACGAGTTATGAGGAAATTCAAGGAAATAGTAATCTTAGAAAAGAAATTGCGCGCTGGTCATTTACTTGGGGCGGTTCTTTAACGGAAGAAGATATTATCACTACTCCCGGCTGTATTTCTGCAATTTCCGATTGTCTGCTGACTTTAACCAAACCGGGAGATACGATTATTACCGAAAGTCCGGTGTATTTTGGTATTCTTCAATTGGCACGATCTCTCGGATTATATGTGATGGAACTACCAACCAATATGACCACAGGAATCGAACTGGAAGCGGTTAAAAAAACGCTGGCTTCTAACAAAGTAAAAGCCTGCGTTTTGATGAGTAATTTCAGTAATCCATCAGGAAGTATGCTGCCAAATGAGCATAAAAAGGAAATTGTACGATTGATGGAATTTTACAATGTTCCTTTAATTGAAGATGATATTCACGGGGATTTGTATTTTGGCACCAGCCGTCCGACGAATTGTAAAACGTATGATGAAAGCGGCATTGTACTTTGCTGTAGTTCGGTTTCTAAAACGCTGGCTCCGGGATATCGCGTGGGATGGGTTTCTGCGGGAAAATTTAAAAAAGAGATTTTGAGAACCAAATTGTATCATACGATCTCCTCTCCTACTATTACACATGAAGTTGTGGGTGATTTTTTGAAAAACGGACGTTACGAAAATCATCTCCGAAGAATCCGGCAGATTTTAAATCGAAATTGTAATAATTATATCAATACCGTTTTAGAATCTTTTCCGGCAGGAACAAAGGTAAGTCAGCCGCAGGGCGGTTTTTTCCTTTGGGTTGAATTAGATCAGAAAATCGATACGGCTTCATTGTATCATTTGGCTATGAAACACAATATTAGTATTGCGCCTGGAAGGATTTTTTCTTTTCAAAATCAATTTTCAAATTGTATGCGTTTGAGTTTTGGTCTTCCGTGGACAAACGAATTAAGAAAGTCCATTCAGACTTTAGGGAAACTGGCTGAAAAACAATTATAAATAAAAAAACTGGACAGTACAACTACTTACTGTCCAGCCAACAATTAAAGAGACCAAACTAACAATTATAAGACGAAATAGGCATCTTTTTCGACTTTTTTAGGTTCCTCTTTCAAATCAAATTCTTTCAGAATATCAAACTCACTTTGATACTCGTTAAGCATTTGTTTGATGTTTTTCTCTATTGTATTTGCTATAGCAGTTACAGGCGTATCGGTTGGTCGGTTTTCAAACGGATCTTGCAAATGAATCGCCATTCTCTCGATCAAAAAGAAAGCACCTCCAATGGCAGTAATCAATGGAATGGCAAACCAGCTCAACACACTTGTTAATCCAAAAGGCAGTAAAAGGATAAACAGACACAATGTTAATCGAATATACATGCTGTATGTGGTTGGAAAAATCGTGTTTTTAATTCGCTCACATTTTCCCATTTCATCACACAATCTTGATAGTGTATTGTCAATTTCTACCTGCTGGTAAGTATTGATGCGTTTATCATTTAATGCATTTCGTAAATCTCTGGCGTGCAGCATTAAAATAGCATTTGGCACGTTTTGATGATTTTTAATGTATTTGATTTCTTCTTCACTCATCAAACCATCTAGAGGTTCTACAGCATTTTTATTTCGAAGAGATTGACCTAAACTATAACACCATGCAATTTGTCTTTTGGCAAAATTTTCTTTGAATTCACTGGCTTCCACAGAAAAATCAGGGTCTTTATAAAAGGTCAATACCTGACGAATTAATGTTCTTGAATCGTTTACGACTGCTCCCCAAACAATTCGGGCTTCCCACCATCTGTCATAAGCCTGATTGGATTTAAAGGCTAACAATAGCGATATAATGGTTCCAATTATAGTGGGAATCGCAATTGGAATATCAACAGGAAGAGTGATAAAATAGTGATGAAAAATTTCAAACACTAAGGTATAAGCTAATACAAGTACTATTTCTACTTTAATTTTCCCGAGAACGTACTTCATTGGTATTCTTTTCTTTAATAACATATTATCGGTTTTAAATTAAATTAATATTGCTGTTTAAGTGTTAGTTGTTAGTGATTAGTTGTTAGTTAGTTTTTACTTAAAAAATCAAAAAACAGAATATCGCTATGCGGTATATTCACTTTTCCACTTTTACTAATTACTATTCACTTTTTACTTTTTACTATTCACTAAAAGACTTAAGCCATTTCTTCATACAATGAAAGAACCGGAAGTCCGAGTTTTTCATTGATATTTTCTTTTTTAACTTTTTTGAATTTGATTTTTTCTCCTTTACGGGTTTCTACTAAAAGGTCAATTTCATATTTAGAAATCGCTTCGGATAAATAAGGCGCTAAGGTTTCGTAATTATCATCAATTTTAGAAGTCTGGCTTACGATTTCGTATGAGAAATTCTCATTTAAAAACTGCTGAACATCTTTTACGTGCATATTGGCACTGCTGTTTTCGATGTAAAGTGCTTTTGTAAAGTGTTCTTTGAAATGTTCGCTTCCTAAATGCAGGATCGGACATTTTTGATTTCCAGCCAATTGCACTAAATATTGATGAATGCGCTTGGTTTCTTTTTTATAAGAATGCGTCAGGATTACCAATTTTACAGAGAAGTGTTCGATTATTCCTCTAAAAATAGGCGATGAAAGTCCGTATTGATTATGAATTTTAATTCTGCAGTTTTTAGTATGATTAATCATATATCTGCAGGTTTCTAACACTTCTTCTTGGCTTTTGGTAAGTCCTGTGCGCATTTCACGCAGGAAATTAGAAGCCGAAAAAGCATCTGGTGTTTCAGAAACCATCATTAAAACAATTTCGCAGTCCGATTCTTTGGATTGATTAATCGCTGATTTTACGGCAGAAATTGTATCATCTTTTAAAGTTGTAGGTATCAGGAAATTTTTCATATGTATAATCTTTTAGTTTATACATACAAAATAACTAC
This is a stretch of genomic DNA from Flavobacterium endoglycinae. It encodes these proteins:
- a CDS encoding aminotransferase-like domain-containing protein, encoding MKNSTYLYLQFADVIEKQIKSGLLNVGDKLPSIREVCAETGYSMSTVSKAYYEVESRSLIESRPQSGYYVSNISARIITEPSASSPVLSVENIEREDLIDLVYGDMRAKDVTMLSLGFPSNELLPIAKLNKGMVQAMRQLPNSGTSYEEIQGNSNLRKEIARWSFTWGGSLTEEDIITTPGCISAISDCLLTLTKPGDTIITESPVYFGILQLARSLGLYVMELPTNMTTGIELEAVKKTLASNKVKACVLMSNFSNPSGSMLPNEHKKEIVRLMEFYNVPLIEDDIHGDLYFGTSRPTNCKTYDESGIVLCCSSVSKTLAPGYRVGWVSAGKFKKEILRTKLYHTISSPTITHEVVGDFLKNGRYENHLRRIRQILNRNCNNYINTVLESFPAGTKVSQPQGGFFLWVELDQKIDTASLYHLAMKHNISIAPGRIFSFQNQFSNCMRLSFGLPWTNELRKSIQTLGKLAEKQL
- a CDS encoding EamA family transporter, producing MKTTKYYIAAIAAFTTWGFFSLVLRPIHDYASIDILFYRVFSCSILMLLIALLFKRNKIKETVVLFKSLSAPEKKKAVLLNIGGSFFLMANWFTFIYAMNHVTVKAASLAYLVCPILTTLLAFFILKEKLVKTQWLAVSLSILGILLLSYADIMDMFFGIIIGLTYACYLVSQRINKGFDKFIMLTFHITLSALVLLPFYPTYSGPVPTEFRFYFFIETIAIVFTIIPLFLNLYALSGINSSTVGMLLNINPMIAFMLAAFFFKENISPLQIAAYALVFIAVLIFNSHHLFAIKQKYILSSKDSQ
- a CDS encoding bestrophin family protein; translation: MLLKKRIPMKYVLGKIKVEIVLVLAYTLVFEIFHHYFITLPVDIPIAIPTIIGTIISLLLAFKSNQAYDRWWEARIVWGAVVNDSRTLIRQVLTFYKDPDFSVEASEFKENFAKRQIAWCYSLGQSLRNKNAVEPLDGLMSEEEIKYIKNHQNVPNAILMLHARDLRNALNDKRINTYQQVEIDNTLSRLCDEMGKCERIKNTIFPTTYSMYIRLTLCLFILLLPFGLTSVLSWFAIPLITAIGGAFFLIERMAIHLQDPFENRPTDTPVTAIANTIEKNIKQMLNEYQSEFDILKEFDLKEEPKKVEKDAYFVL
- a CDS encoding adenine nucleotide alpha hydrolase family protein produces the protein MKNFLIPTTLKDDTISAVKSAINQSKESDCEIVLMMVSETPDAFSASNFLREMRTGLTKSQEEVLETCRYMINHTKNCRIKIHNQYGLSSPIFRGIIEHFSVKLVILTHSYKKETKRIHQYLVQLAGNQKCPILHLGSEHFKEHFTKALYIENSSANMHVKDVQQFLNENFSYEIVSQTSKIDDNYETLAPYLSEAISKYEIDLLVETRKGEKIKFKKVKKENINEKLGLPVLSLYEEMA